CAGCAGCGCCTGGGTGTAGGGGTGCATCGGGGTTTCGTAGACCAGATCGACCTGCCCGATCTCAGCGATCTTGCCGAGATACATGACCGCGACCCGGTCGGCGATGTGCCGGACCACGGCCAGATCGTGCGCCACGAACAGATAGGACAGGCCCAGCCGGTTCTTCAGGCCCTCCAGCAGGTTGATCACACCTGCCTGGATGGACACGTCGAGCGCCGAGACCGGCTCGTCCAGCACGAGCAGCCGGGGTTCGAGCGCGAGCGCCCGGGCGATGCCGATGCGCTGGCGCTGCCCGCCGGAGAAGTCCTGCGGGTAGCGGGCGGCGTGGCCGGGGTCGAGGCCGACGAGATGGAGCAGTTCGCGGACCCTCGGGCCCGGATCCCTGGTCCCGTGCGTGCGCAGCGGCTCGGCGACGATGTCGTAAACGGTCATCCTCGGGTCCAGCGACGCCAGCGGGTCCTGGAAGACGACCTGCATGTCCCGCCGGATCGCCATCCGTTCGCGGGCGCCCAGCCTCGCCGTGTCGCGCCCCAGCACCGTTATCGTGCCGCTCTGCGGCCTGGCCAGCTCCAGGATCTCCATCAGCGTGGTCGTCTTGCCGCAGCCCGACTCGCCGACCAGGCCGAATGTCTCCATCCGGCGGATGTCGAAGCTGATGCCGTCCACCGCGTGGACCGTGCCGATCCGCCGCTTGAAGATCGTCCCTTTCATCTGGGGGTAGTGCCTGATCAGGTCCTTGACCTCCAGCACCACGTCACGCTCGTCGCGCGGCGGCCGTACCGGCGGCGGCTCGGCCCCGCGCGCGTCCGGGCCACCGGTCCCCGCCCGGTAGATCTGCGTGGGCGACCAGCCCTCCGCCTCGATCTCGGCCGAGCGGATGCAGGCGACCAGATGGCCGGGGGAACCCACCGGTTCCAGCGGCGGCTCCGCCTCGGTGCAGGCCGGGACCGCTATCGGGCAGCGCGGCTCGAACGGGCAGCCGGGTGGCAGCGCCGCCGGCGACGGCGGATTGCCCTCGATCGGCACCAGCGGCTGCCCGGCGCCCCGGTCCAAGCGTGGGACCGAGGCGAGCAGACCCATGGTGTACGGCATGCGCGTGCGGTAATAGACCTCGTCCACCGACCCGATCTCGACGGGTCGTCCGGCGTACATGACCAGGACACGGTCGACGGACCCGGCCACCACCCCCAGGTCGTGGGTGATCATGACGATCGCCGCGCCGGTCTCGTTCTGTGCCCTCTTCAGCACGTCCAGCACCTGGGCTTGGATGGTGACGTCGAGCGCGGTGGTCGGCTCGTCACAGATGATCACATCGGGATCGTTGGCGATCGCCATCGCGATCATCACCCGCTGGCGCATACCGCCGGAGAACTCATGCGGGAACGCCTTGGCCCGCTGGGCGGCGCTGGGGATGCCGACCAGGTCGAGCAGCTCGACGGCCCGCTCCGCGGCCTGCCCCCTGGTGACCTTCTGATGGATCCGCACGGCCTCGGCGATCTGGTCACCCACCCGGTAGACCGGGGTGAGCGCGGAGAGCGGGTCCTGGAAGATCATCGAGATCGTCTTGCCCCGGAACGCGGCGAGAGTCTTCTCGGACGCCCCGAGGATCTCCCTGCCCTGCAGCCGCACCGAGCCGGTGGCGTGGGCGTGCGGCGGGAGCAGGCCCATCACGGCCAGCGAC
Above is a genomic segment from Streptosporangium album containing:
- a CDS encoding dipeptide ABC transporter ATP-binding protein gives rise to the protein MRECDERRAGTGARPGRVDLTDPVLEVTDLNVTFGSGPDAVRAVRGVGYTVRPGEVLGVVGESGSGKSVTSLAVMGLLPPHAHATGSVRLQGREILGASEKTLAAFRGKTISMIFQDPLSALTPVYRVGDQIAEAVRIHQKVTRGQAAERAVELLDLVGIPSAAQRAKAFPHEFSGGMRQRVMIAMAIANDPDVIICDEPTTALDVTIQAQVLDVLKRAQNETGAAIVMITHDLGVVAGSVDRVLVMYAGRPVEIGSVDEVYYRTRMPYTMGLLASVPRLDRGAGQPLVPIEGNPPSPAALPPGCPFEPRCPIAVPACTEAEPPLEPVGSPGHLVACIRSAEIEAEGWSPTQIYRAGTGGPDARGAEPPPVRPPRDERDVVLEVKDLIRHYPQMKGTIFKRRIGTVHAVDGISFDIRRMETFGLVGESGCGKTTTLMEILELARPQSGTITVLGRDTARLGARERMAIRRDMQVVFQDPLASLDPRMTVYDIVAEPLRTHGTRDPGPRVRELLHLVGLDPGHAARYPQDFSGGQRQRIGIARALALEPRLLVLDEPVSALDVSIQAGVINLLEGLKNRLGLSYLFVAHDLAVVRHIADRVAVMYLGKIAEIGQVDLVYETPMHPYTQALLSAIPLPDPDRERSRRRILLEGDLPSPASPPSGCRFHTRCPKFKTLDETGQARCVNEEPQVRWLEEDHGVACHFAEKLKVV